One window from the genome of Cucumis melo cultivar AY chromosome 10, USDA_Cmelo_AY_1.0, whole genome shotgun sequence encodes:
- the LOC103489075 gene encoding uncharacterized protein LOC103489075 isoform X2 produces MAALAPSDVSDGPVLSLINKRLRALRKKHNRILQMEEAISQGKPINKEQEEVLRSKPSVTALIDELEKLRLPLSSAVSEEICLAVQRQQASVSSQPVSTDDSPTEVRDENDSDVKDQSEHSVVEDLLNLLYFGSLFDVKSQSDFTSTMLTRTHERSCCITYDYVTDDATDLLVERDLDLISMMSGLLVSRPVDSNLPHKNALERCIEHAKLWLMKADQPIEPNTDVTYANLRERLHKIMASDYFTTTPEIKGPVEVAAVAAGNYANFQVPVAVHEEGSDEKFLQTDADVGDVQGDDISDGQPGSADELPSDVQETGNSSEFVTQQEVRPEEEFEQKHADGDAREQQYVPRRGGYMNQRGGRGVGGRRGYSNGRGGRGDGRGGGSYQNGRSRYYDQSGNYYQRNYYNNGRGRGGGRGGGGGGGHSYNSHGSSSQGAPNSSSIGVAS; encoded by the exons ATGGCGGCTCTCGCTCCCTCTGATGTCTCTGATGGACCAGTCCTCAGCCTCATCAACAAGCGTCTCCGTGCCCTTCGCAAGAAACACAATCGTATCCTTCAGATGGAAGAGGCTATTTCTCAAGGAAAGCCTATCAACAAGGAGCAAGAAGAAGTTCTTCGCTCTAAGCCTTCTGTTACTGCCCTCATCGACGAGCTTGAAAAGCTTCGACTGCCTTTATCATCGGCTGTCTCTGAGGAAATCTGCTTGGCTGTACAACGTCAACAGGCGAGTGTTTCCTCTCAACCTGTTTCAACTGATGATTCGCCTACGGAGGTTAGGGATGAAAACGACAGTGATGTGAAAGACCAGTCCGAACACTCCGTGGTTGAGGACCTTTTAAACCTTCTCTATTTTGGCTCTTTGTTTGATGTTAAGTCTCAAAGCGATTTCACTTCTACGATGCTTACGAGAACGCATGAGAGAAGTTGTTGCATCACCTACGATTATGTCACTGACGATGCTACCGATCTTCTCGTTGAGAGGGATTTGGATTTGATATCGATGATGAGCGGCCTATTGGTCTCTCGTCCCGTGGATTCGAATTTGCCTCATAAGAATGCGTTGGAGCGTTGCATCGAGCACGCGAAACTCTGGCTCATGAAGGCTGATCAACCTATTGAACCCAACACGGATGTTACTT ATGCGAACTTAAGAGAGAGGCTGCACAAGATCATGGCGTCGGATTACTTCACTACCACGCCTGAGATAAAAGGTCCTGTTGAAGTAGCTGCTGTTGCTGCAGGAAACTATGCCAATTTTCAGGTTCCAGTGGCTGTCCATGAAGAAGGTTCAGATGAAAAATTTCTACAGACG GATGCTGACGTGGGAGATGTGCAAGGAGATGATATCAGTGATGGTCAACCTGGTTCTGCTGACGAGCTGCCTAGT GATGTGCAAGAGACCGGAAATTCCTCCGAATTCGTCACACAGCAAGAAGTGAGACCAGAAGAAGAATTTGAGCAGAAACATGCGGACGGAGATGCAAGAGAACAGCAGTACGTTCCTCGAAGGGGAGGATATATGAACCAAAGAGGTGGGCGTGGTGTTGGTGGTCGAAGAGGATACTCCAATGGCCGTGGGGGTCGAGGGGATGGAAGAGGAGGAGGTTCCTACCAGAATGGACGCAGTCGATATTACGACCAGTCCGGAAACTATTACCAAAGGAACTACTACAACAATGGTCGAGGAAGAGGTGGTGGGAGGGGTGGTGGCGGTGGCGGTGGCCACTCATACAATAGTCATGGTTCCTCCTCCCAAGGTGCTCCTAACTCTTCAAGTATTGGGGTGGCTTCGTGA
- the LOC103489075 gene encoding uncharacterized protein LOC103489075 isoform X1 has translation MAALAPSDVSDGPVLSLINKRLRALRKKHNRILQMEEAISQGKPINKEQEEVLRSKPSVTALIDELEKLRLPLSSAVSEEICLAVQRQQASVSSQPVSTDDSPTEVRDENDSDVKDQSEHSVVEDLLNLLYFGSLFDVKSQSDFTSTMLTRTHERSCCITYDYVTDDATDLLVERDLDLISMMSGLLVSRPVDSNLPHKNALERCIEHAKLWLMKADQPIEPNTDVTYANLRERLHKIMASDYFTTTPEIKGPVEVAAVAAGNYANFQVPVAVHEEGSDEKFLQTMTLPKDTNSHDCCRFGSFDLKEIVEEDADVGDVQGDDISDGQPGSADELPSDVQETGNSSEFVTQQEVRPEEEFEQKHADGDAREQQYVPRRGGYMNQRGGRGVGGRRGYSNGRGGRGDGRGGGSYQNGRSRYYDQSGNYYQRNYYNNGRGRGGGRGGGGGGGHSYNSHGSSSQGAPNSSSIGVAS, from the exons ATGGCGGCTCTCGCTCCCTCTGATGTCTCTGATGGACCAGTCCTCAGCCTCATCAACAAGCGTCTCCGTGCCCTTCGCAAGAAACACAATCGTATCCTTCAGATGGAAGAGGCTATTTCTCAAGGAAAGCCTATCAACAAGGAGCAAGAAGAAGTTCTTCGCTCTAAGCCTTCTGTTACTGCCCTCATCGACGAGCTTGAAAAGCTTCGACTGCCTTTATCATCGGCTGTCTCTGAGGAAATCTGCTTGGCTGTACAACGTCAACAGGCGAGTGTTTCCTCTCAACCTGTTTCAACTGATGATTCGCCTACGGAGGTTAGGGATGAAAACGACAGTGATGTGAAAGACCAGTCCGAACACTCCGTGGTTGAGGACCTTTTAAACCTTCTCTATTTTGGCTCTTTGTTTGATGTTAAGTCTCAAAGCGATTTCACTTCTACGATGCTTACGAGAACGCATGAGAGAAGTTGTTGCATCACCTACGATTATGTCACTGACGATGCTACCGATCTTCTCGTTGAGAGGGATTTGGATTTGATATCGATGATGAGCGGCCTATTGGTCTCTCGTCCCGTGGATTCGAATTTGCCTCATAAGAATGCGTTGGAGCGTTGCATCGAGCACGCGAAACTCTGGCTCATGAAGGCTGATCAACCTATTGAACCCAACACGGATGTTACTT ATGCGAACTTAAGAGAGAGGCTGCACAAGATCATGGCGTCGGATTACTTCACTACCACGCCTGAGATAAAAGGTCCTGTTGAAGTAGCTGCTGTTGCTGCAGGAAACTATGCCAATTTTCAGGTTCCAGTGGCTGTCCATGAAGAAGGTTCAGATGAAAAATTTCTACAGACG ATGACCCTCCCTAAAGACACGAATAGCCATGATTGTTGCAGATTTGGATCCTTTGATTTGAAAGAGATTGTTGAAGAG GATGCTGACGTGGGAGATGTGCAAGGAGATGATATCAGTGATGGTCAACCTGGTTCTGCTGACGAGCTGCCTAGT GATGTGCAAGAGACCGGAAATTCCTCCGAATTCGTCACACAGCAAGAAGTGAGACCAGAAGAAGAATTTGAGCAGAAACATGCGGACGGAGATGCAAGAGAACAGCAGTACGTTCCTCGAAGGGGAGGATATATGAACCAAAGAGGTGGGCGTGGTGTTGGTGGTCGAAGAGGATACTCCAATGGCCGTGGGGGTCGAGGGGATGGAAGAGGAGGAGGTTCCTACCAGAATGGACGCAGTCGATATTACGACCAGTCCGGAAACTATTACCAAAGGAACTACTACAACAATGGTCGAGGAAGAGGTGGTGGGAGGGGTGGTGGCGGTGGCGGTGGCCACTCATACAATAGTCATGGTTCCTCCTCCCAAGGTGCTCCTAACTCTTCAAGTATTGGGGTGGCTTCGTGA